One Punica granatum isolate Tunisia-2019 chromosome 3, ASM765513v2, whole genome shotgun sequence genomic window carries:
- the LOC116200886 gene encoding uncharacterized protein LOC116200886 isoform X4: MPGTIQISVSDIVDLPPSSTPPSWTSIRGSTLIVSLFFFCSFFICLDALSLSDVCGFKLRNAVTMGRREYQASENGDLSIPLTTLRENLVVKLLNSNGHEISCTVVETRLVVEKGIWDEIFHLEGGGKMHLKMQFVLSEEEQSRIRMMRLSALKKKHGDLINDSSKGPDKATDIGRDAATALLCTRGVSAVSRQKAEASAAESESTEVLDKREKISPPEAATRRGLHGEKASSSTSVSKPPATFAKSFMISHSKAEQGAARNTETKGMQEKTPSNVRKMISAFETSLAQDKRPRIKPPPTKPKLTKNEMEVLPSNEQSKERATAVCSIDSLQNQHSAVHEKAGRVEETESAIISGRTLSGEPRDGRQSWKAQALSSDKNEEMKLLSYHGNMEDYSSEGSRQWMFLDEPSNFCVTTGGKKMMHLMEGQMIRTGNCQEKKSIMTPNTLEKLVGVVSRSDIEMNNREQDKASASRQRKPESSRKADADPSGGPLGQQKLQIMW; encoded by the exons tgttcttttttcatATGCTTAGATGCTTTGTCCCTGTCTGATGTTTGTGGGTTTAAGTTGCGGAATGCAGTAACTATGGGAAGAAGAGAGTATCAAGCATCAGAAAATGGAGATTTGTCAAT CCCACTAACCACCCTTCGTGAGAATTTGGTCGTGAAACTTCTAAACAGCAACGGGCATGAGATATCATGCACAG TTGTCGAGACGAGACTGGTCGTTGAGAAGGGCATTTGGGATGAGATATTCCACCTTGAAGGAGGTGGGAAAATGCATCTGAAGATGCAGTTTGTCCTCAGCGAAGAAGAGCAATCCCGTATCCGAATGATG AGACTATCTGCACTGAAAAAGAAACACGGTGATCTAATCAATGACAGCTCAAAGGGTCCAGACAAAGCTACTGACATTGGTAGAGACGCTGCAACAGCATTGCTCTGTACGCGTGGAGTTTCGG CAGTTAGCCGACAAAAGGCCGAAGCTTCTGCAGCTGAATCTGAATCCACAGAGGTTCTAGATAAGAGGGAGAAAATATCTCCTCCTGAGGCTGCTACCAGAAGAGGCCTTCATGGTGAAaaagcttcttcttctacttCGGTGTCCAAGCCACCAGCTACTTTTGCAAAATCGTTTATGATCTCTCATTCTAAAGCGGAGCAAGGTGCTGCTCGAAACACGGAGACGAAGGGCATGCAAGAGAAGACTCCAAGCAATGTAAGGAAAATGATAAGTGCCTTTGAAACTAGTCTAGCTCAG GACAAGAGACCTCGCATAAAACCTCCCCCTACTAAACCAAAACTGACCAAGAACGAAATGGAAGTTCTTCCAAGTAATGAacaatcaaaagaaagagcaaCTGCAGTTTGCTCAATTGATTCTTTACAGAACCAACACTCAGCAGTTCATGAAAAAGCAGGCCGAGTAGAAGAGACGGAATCTGCTATCATTTCAGGAAGAACTCTCAGTGGTGAACCTCGTGATGGAAGACAATCATGGAAGGCTCAAGCTCTGAGTTCCGATAAGAATGAAGAAATGAAATTATTAAGCTACCATGGAAACATGGAGGATTATTCCAGTGAAGGATCAAGGCAGTGGATGTTCTTAGATGAACCAAGCAACTTTTGCGTGACAACTGGTGGGAAGAAAATGATGCATCTGATGGAAGGTCAGATGATTCGAACGGGCAATtgtcaagaaaagaaaagtattATGACCCCTAACACGCTAGAAAAG CTAGTTGGAGTCGTCAGCAGGTCAGATATCGAGATGAACAATAGAGAACAGGATAAGGCATCTGCTTCCAGGCAGAGAAAACCCGAGAGCAGCCGCAAAGCAGATGCTGACCCTTCGGGTGGACCACTTGGACAG CAAAAACTGCAGATAATGTGGTAA
- the LOC116200886 gene encoding uncharacterized protein LOC116200886 isoform X3 — protein MPGTIQISVSDIVDLPPSSTPPSWTSIRGSTLIVSLFFFCSFFICLDALSLSDVCGFKLRNAVTMGRREYQASENGDLSIPLTTLRENLVVKLLNSNGHEISCTVVETRLVVEKGIWDEIFHLEGGGKMHLKMQFVLSEEEQSRIRMMRLSALKKKHGDLINDSSKGPDKATDIGRDAATALLCTRGVSAVSRQKAEASAAESESTEVLDKREKISPPEAATRRGLHGEKASSSTSVSKPPATFAKSFMISHSKAEQGAARNTETKGMQEKTPSNDKRPRIKPPPTKPKLTKNEMEVLPSNEQSKERATAVCSIDSLQNQHSAVHEKAGRVEETESAIISGRTLSGEPRDGRQSWKAQALSSDKNEEMKLLSYHGNMEDYSSEGSRQWMFLDEPSNFCVTTGGKKMMHLMEGQMIRTGNCQEKKSIMTPNTLEKLVGVVSRSDIEMNNREQDKASASRQRKPESSRKADADPSGGPLGQVMKIAIMVGFGALVLFTRQGMNR, from the exons tgttcttttttcatATGCTTAGATGCTTTGTCCCTGTCTGATGTTTGTGGGTTTAAGTTGCGGAATGCAGTAACTATGGGAAGAAGAGAGTATCAAGCATCAGAAAATGGAGATTTGTCAAT CCCACTAACCACCCTTCGTGAGAATTTGGTCGTGAAACTTCTAAACAGCAACGGGCATGAGATATCATGCACAG TTGTCGAGACGAGACTGGTCGTTGAGAAGGGCATTTGGGATGAGATATTCCACCTTGAAGGAGGTGGGAAAATGCATCTGAAGATGCAGTTTGTCCTCAGCGAAGAAGAGCAATCCCGTATCCGAATGATG AGACTATCTGCACTGAAAAAGAAACACGGTGATCTAATCAATGACAGCTCAAAGGGTCCAGACAAAGCTACTGACATTGGTAGAGACGCTGCAACAGCATTGCTCTGTACGCGTGGAGTTTCGG CAGTTAGCCGACAAAAGGCCGAAGCTTCTGCAGCTGAATCTGAATCCACAGAGGTTCTAGATAAGAGGGAGAAAATATCTCCTCCTGAGGCTGCTACCAGAAGAGGCCTTCATGGTGAAaaagcttcttcttctacttCGGTGTCCAAGCCACCAGCTACTTTTGCAAAATCGTTTATGATCTCTCATTCTAAAGCGGAGCAAGGTGCTGCTCGAAACACGGAGACGAAGGGCATGCAAGAGAAGACTCCAAGCAAT GACAAGAGACCTCGCATAAAACCTCCCCCTACTAAACCAAAACTGACCAAGAACGAAATGGAAGTTCTTCCAAGTAATGAacaatcaaaagaaagagcaaCTGCAGTTTGCTCAATTGATTCTTTACAGAACCAACACTCAGCAGTTCATGAAAAAGCAGGCCGAGTAGAAGAGACGGAATCTGCTATCATTTCAGGAAGAACTCTCAGTGGTGAACCTCGTGATGGAAGACAATCATGGAAGGCTCAAGCTCTGAGTTCCGATAAGAATGAAGAAATGAAATTATTAAGCTACCATGGAAACATGGAGGATTATTCCAGTGAAGGATCAAGGCAGTGGATGTTCTTAGATGAACCAAGCAACTTTTGCGTGACAACTGGTGGGAAGAAAATGATGCATCTGATGGAAGGTCAGATGATTCGAACGGGCAATtgtcaagaaaagaaaagtattATGACCCCTAACACGCTAGAAAAG CTAGTTGGAGTCGTCAGCAGGTCAGATATCGAGATGAACAATAGAGAACAGGATAAGGCATCTGCTTCCAGGCAGAGAAAACCCGAGAGCAGCCGCAAAGCAGATGCTGACCCTTCGGGTGGACCACTTGGACAG GTGATGAAAATTGCGATCATGGTAGGATTTGGAGCTTTGGTTCTTTTCACCAGGCAAGGGATGAACAG ATAA
- the LOC116200886 gene encoding uncharacterized protein LOC116200886 isoform X2, producing the protein MPGTIQISVSDIVDLPPSSTPPSWTSIRGSTLIVSLFFFCSFFICLDALSLSDVCGFKLRNAVTMGRREYQASENGDLSIPLTTLRENLVVKLLNSNGHEISCTVVETRLVVEKGIWDEIFHLEGGGKMHLKMQFVLSEEEQSRIRMMRLSALKKKHGDLINDSSKGPDKATDIGRDAATALLCTRGVSVSRQKAEASAAESESTEVLDKREKISPPEAATRRGLHGEKASSSTSVSKPPATFAKSFMISHSKAEQGAARNTETKGMQEKTPSNVRKMISAFETSLAQDKRPRIKPPPTKPKLTKNEMEVLPSNEQSKERATAVCSIDSLQNQHSAVHEKAGRVEETESAIISGRTLSGEPRDGRQSWKAQALSSDKNEEMKLLSYHGNMEDYSSEGSRQWMFLDEPSNFCVTTGGKKMMHLMEGQMIRTGNCQEKKSIMTPNTLEKLVGVVSRSDIEMNNREQDKASASRQRKPESSRKADADPSGGPLGQVMKIAIMVGFGALVLFTRQGMNR; encoded by the exons tgttcttttttcatATGCTTAGATGCTTTGTCCCTGTCTGATGTTTGTGGGTTTAAGTTGCGGAATGCAGTAACTATGGGAAGAAGAGAGTATCAAGCATCAGAAAATGGAGATTTGTCAAT CCCACTAACCACCCTTCGTGAGAATTTGGTCGTGAAACTTCTAAACAGCAACGGGCATGAGATATCATGCACAG TTGTCGAGACGAGACTGGTCGTTGAGAAGGGCATTTGGGATGAGATATTCCACCTTGAAGGAGGTGGGAAAATGCATCTGAAGATGCAGTTTGTCCTCAGCGAAGAAGAGCAATCCCGTATCCGAATGATG AGACTATCTGCACTGAAAAAGAAACACGGTGATCTAATCAATGACAGCTCAAAGGGTCCAGACAAAGCTACTGACATTGGTAGAGACGCTGCAACAGCATTGCTCTGTACGCGTGGAGTTTCGG TTAGCCGACAAAAGGCCGAAGCTTCTGCAGCTGAATCTGAATCCACAGAGGTTCTAGATAAGAGGGAGAAAATATCTCCTCCTGAGGCTGCTACCAGAAGAGGCCTTCATGGTGAAaaagcttcttcttctacttCGGTGTCCAAGCCACCAGCTACTTTTGCAAAATCGTTTATGATCTCTCATTCTAAAGCGGAGCAAGGTGCTGCTCGAAACACGGAGACGAAGGGCATGCAAGAGAAGACTCCAAGCAATGTAAGGAAAATGATAAGTGCCTTTGAAACTAGTCTAGCTCAG GACAAGAGACCTCGCATAAAACCTCCCCCTACTAAACCAAAACTGACCAAGAACGAAATGGAAGTTCTTCCAAGTAATGAacaatcaaaagaaagagcaaCTGCAGTTTGCTCAATTGATTCTTTACAGAACCAACACTCAGCAGTTCATGAAAAAGCAGGCCGAGTAGAAGAGACGGAATCTGCTATCATTTCAGGAAGAACTCTCAGTGGTGAACCTCGTGATGGAAGACAATCATGGAAGGCTCAAGCTCTGAGTTCCGATAAGAATGAAGAAATGAAATTATTAAGCTACCATGGAAACATGGAGGATTATTCCAGTGAAGGATCAAGGCAGTGGATGTTCTTAGATGAACCAAGCAACTTTTGCGTGACAACTGGTGGGAAGAAAATGATGCATCTGATGGAAGGTCAGATGATTCGAACGGGCAATtgtcaagaaaagaaaagtattATGACCCCTAACACGCTAGAAAAG CTAGTTGGAGTCGTCAGCAGGTCAGATATCGAGATGAACAATAGAGAACAGGATAAGGCATCTGCTTCCAGGCAGAGAAAACCCGAGAGCAGCCGCAAAGCAGATGCTGACCCTTCGGGTGGACCACTTGGACAG GTGATGAAAATTGCGATCATGGTAGGATTTGGAGCTTTGGTTCTTTTCACCAGGCAAGGGATGAACAG ATAA
- the LOC116200886 gene encoding uncharacterized protein LOC116200886 isoform X1: protein MPGTIQISVSDIVDLPPSSTPPSWTSIRGSTLIVSLFFFCSFFICLDALSLSDVCGFKLRNAVTMGRREYQASENGDLSIPLTTLRENLVVKLLNSNGHEISCTVVETRLVVEKGIWDEIFHLEGGGKMHLKMQFVLSEEEQSRIRMMRLSALKKKHGDLINDSSKGPDKATDIGRDAATALLCTRGVSAVSRQKAEASAAESESTEVLDKREKISPPEAATRRGLHGEKASSSTSVSKPPATFAKSFMISHSKAEQGAARNTETKGMQEKTPSNVRKMISAFETSLAQDKRPRIKPPPTKPKLTKNEMEVLPSNEQSKERATAVCSIDSLQNQHSAVHEKAGRVEETESAIISGRTLSGEPRDGRQSWKAQALSSDKNEEMKLLSYHGNMEDYSSEGSRQWMFLDEPSNFCVTTGGKKMMHLMEGQMIRTGNCQEKKSIMTPNTLEKLVGVVSRSDIEMNNREQDKASASRQRKPESSRKADADPSGGPLGQVMKIAIMVGFGALVLFTRQGMNR from the exons tgttcttttttcatATGCTTAGATGCTTTGTCCCTGTCTGATGTTTGTGGGTTTAAGTTGCGGAATGCAGTAACTATGGGAAGAAGAGAGTATCAAGCATCAGAAAATGGAGATTTGTCAAT CCCACTAACCACCCTTCGTGAGAATTTGGTCGTGAAACTTCTAAACAGCAACGGGCATGAGATATCATGCACAG TTGTCGAGACGAGACTGGTCGTTGAGAAGGGCATTTGGGATGAGATATTCCACCTTGAAGGAGGTGGGAAAATGCATCTGAAGATGCAGTTTGTCCTCAGCGAAGAAGAGCAATCCCGTATCCGAATGATG AGACTATCTGCACTGAAAAAGAAACACGGTGATCTAATCAATGACAGCTCAAAGGGTCCAGACAAAGCTACTGACATTGGTAGAGACGCTGCAACAGCATTGCTCTGTACGCGTGGAGTTTCGG CAGTTAGCCGACAAAAGGCCGAAGCTTCTGCAGCTGAATCTGAATCCACAGAGGTTCTAGATAAGAGGGAGAAAATATCTCCTCCTGAGGCTGCTACCAGAAGAGGCCTTCATGGTGAAaaagcttcttcttctacttCGGTGTCCAAGCCACCAGCTACTTTTGCAAAATCGTTTATGATCTCTCATTCTAAAGCGGAGCAAGGTGCTGCTCGAAACACGGAGACGAAGGGCATGCAAGAGAAGACTCCAAGCAATGTAAGGAAAATGATAAGTGCCTTTGAAACTAGTCTAGCTCAG GACAAGAGACCTCGCATAAAACCTCCCCCTACTAAACCAAAACTGACCAAGAACGAAATGGAAGTTCTTCCAAGTAATGAacaatcaaaagaaagagcaaCTGCAGTTTGCTCAATTGATTCTTTACAGAACCAACACTCAGCAGTTCATGAAAAAGCAGGCCGAGTAGAAGAGACGGAATCTGCTATCATTTCAGGAAGAACTCTCAGTGGTGAACCTCGTGATGGAAGACAATCATGGAAGGCTCAAGCTCTGAGTTCCGATAAGAATGAAGAAATGAAATTATTAAGCTACCATGGAAACATGGAGGATTATTCCAGTGAAGGATCAAGGCAGTGGATGTTCTTAGATGAACCAAGCAACTTTTGCGTGACAACTGGTGGGAAGAAAATGATGCATCTGATGGAAGGTCAGATGATTCGAACGGGCAATtgtcaagaaaagaaaagtattATGACCCCTAACACGCTAGAAAAG CTAGTTGGAGTCGTCAGCAGGTCAGATATCGAGATGAACAATAGAGAACAGGATAAGGCATCTGCTTCCAGGCAGAGAAAACCCGAGAGCAGCCGCAAAGCAGATGCTGACCCTTCGGGTGGACCACTTGGACAG GTGATGAAAATTGCGATCATGGTAGGATTTGGAGCTTTGGTTCTTTTCACCAGGCAAGGGATGAACAG ATAA
- the LOC116200886 gene encoding uncharacterized protein LOC116200886 isoform X5 has protein sequence MPGTIQISVSDIVDLPPSSTPPSWTSIRVTMGRREYQASENGDLSIPLTTLRENLVVKLLNSNGHEISCTVVETRLVVEKGIWDEIFHLEGGGKMHLKMQFVLSEEEQSRIRMMRLSALKKKHGDLINDSSKGPDKATDIGRDAATALLCTRGVSAVSRQKAEASAAESESTEVLDKREKISPPEAATRRGLHGEKASSSTSVSKPPATFAKSFMISHSKAEQGAARNTETKGMQEKTPSNVRKMISAFETSLAQDKRPRIKPPPTKPKLTKNEMEVLPSNEQSKERATAVCSIDSLQNQHSAVHEKAGRVEETESAIISGRTLSGEPRDGRQSWKAQALSSDKNEEMKLLSYHGNMEDYSSEGSRQWMFLDEPSNFCVTTGGKKMMHLMEGQMIRTGNCQEKKSIMTPNTLEKLVGVVSRSDIEMNNREQDKASASRQRKPESSRKADADPSGGPLGQVMKIAIMVGFGALVLFTRQGMNR, from the exons TAACTATGGGAAGAAGAGAGTATCAAGCATCAGAAAATGGAGATTTGTCAAT CCCACTAACCACCCTTCGTGAGAATTTGGTCGTGAAACTTCTAAACAGCAACGGGCATGAGATATCATGCACAG TTGTCGAGACGAGACTGGTCGTTGAGAAGGGCATTTGGGATGAGATATTCCACCTTGAAGGAGGTGGGAAAATGCATCTGAAGATGCAGTTTGTCCTCAGCGAAGAAGAGCAATCCCGTATCCGAATGATG AGACTATCTGCACTGAAAAAGAAACACGGTGATCTAATCAATGACAGCTCAAAGGGTCCAGACAAAGCTACTGACATTGGTAGAGACGCTGCAACAGCATTGCTCTGTACGCGTGGAGTTTCGG CAGTTAGCCGACAAAAGGCCGAAGCTTCTGCAGCTGAATCTGAATCCACAGAGGTTCTAGATAAGAGGGAGAAAATATCTCCTCCTGAGGCTGCTACCAGAAGAGGCCTTCATGGTGAAaaagcttcttcttctacttCGGTGTCCAAGCCACCAGCTACTTTTGCAAAATCGTTTATGATCTCTCATTCTAAAGCGGAGCAAGGTGCTGCTCGAAACACGGAGACGAAGGGCATGCAAGAGAAGACTCCAAGCAATGTAAGGAAAATGATAAGTGCCTTTGAAACTAGTCTAGCTCAG GACAAGAGACCTCGCATAAAACCTCCCCCTACTAAACCAAAACTGACCAAGAACGAAATGGAAGTTCTTCCAAGTAATGAacaatcaaaagaaagagcaaCTGCAGTTTGCTCAATTGATTCTTTACAGAACCAACACTCAGCAGTTCATGAAAAAGCAGGCCGAGTAGAAGAGACGGAATCTGCTATCATTTCAGGAAGAACTCTCAGTGGTGAACCTCGTGATGGAAGACAATCATGGAAGGCTCAAGCTCTGAGTTCCGATAAGAATGAAGAAATGAAATTATTAAGCTACCATGGAAACATGGAGGATTATTCCAGTGAAGGATCAAGGCAGTGGATGTTCTTAGATGAACCAAGCAACTTTTGCGTGACAACTGGTGGGAAGAAAATGATGCATCTGATGGAAGGTCAGATGATTCGAACGGGCAATtgtcaagaaaagaaaagtattATGACCCCTAACACGCTAGAAAAG CTAGTTGGAGTCGTCAGCAGGTCAGATATCGAGATGAACAATAGAGAACAGGATAAGGCATCTGCTTCCAGGCAGAGAAAACCCGAGAGCAGCCGCAAAGCAGATGCTGACCCTTCGGGTGGACCACTTGGACAG GTGATGAAAATTGCGATCATGGTAGGATTTGGAGCTTTGGTTCTTTTCACCAGGCAAGGGATGAACAG ATAA
- the LOC116200886 gene encoding uncharacterized protein LOC116200886 isoform X7 yields the protein MGRREYQASENGDLSIPLTTLRENLVVKLLNSNGHEISCTVVETRLVVEKGIWDEIFHLEGGGKMHLKMQFVLSEEEQSRIRMMRLSALKKKHGDLINDSSKGPDKATDIGRDAATALLCTRGVSAVSRQKAEASAAESESTEVLDKREKISPPEAATRRGLHGEKASSSTSVSKPPATFAKSFMISHSKAEQGAARNTETKGMQEKTPSNVRKMISAFETSLAQDKRPRIKPPPTKPKLTKNEMEVLPSNEQSKERATAVCSIDSLQNQHSAVHEKAGRVEETESAIISGRTLSGEPRDGRQSWKAQALSSDKNEEMKLLSYHGNMEDYSSEGSRQWMFLDEPSNFCVTTGGKKMMHLMEGQMIRTGNCQEKKSIMTPNTLEKLVGVVSRSDIEMNNREQDKASASRQRKPESSRKADADPSGGPLGQVMKIAIMVGFGALVLFTRQGMNR from the exons ATGGGAAGAAGAGAGTATCAAGCATCAGAAAATGGAGATTTGTCAAT CCCACTAACCACCCTTCGTGAGAATTTGGTCGTGAAACTTCTAAACAGCAACGGGCATGAGATATCATGCACAG TTGTCGAGACGAGACTGGTCGTTGAGAAGGGCATTTGGGATGAGATATTCCACCTTGAAGGAGGTGGGAAAATGCATCTGAAGATGCAGTTTGTCCTCAGCGAAGAAGAGCAATCCCGTATCCGAATGATG AGACTATCTGCACTGAAAAAGAAACACGGTGATCTAATCAATGACAGCTCAAAGGGTCCAGACAAAGCTACTGACATTGGTAGAGACGCTGCAACAGCATTGCTCTGTACGCGTGGAGTTTCGG CAGTTAGCCGACAAAAGGCCGAAGCTTCTGCAGCTGAATCTGAATCCACAGAGGTTCTAGATAAGAGGGAGAAAATATCTCCTCCTGAGGCTGCTACCAGAAGAGGCCTTCATGGTGAAaaagcttcttcttctacttCGGTGTCCAAGCCACCAGCTACTTTTGCAAAATCGTTTATGATCTCTCATTCTAAAGCGGAGCAAGGTGCTGCTCGAAACACGGAGACGAAGGGCATGCAAGAGAAGACTCCAAGCAATGTAAGGAAAATGATAAGTGCCTTTGAAACTAGTCTAGCTCAG GACAAGAGACCTCGCATAAAACCTCCCCCTACTAAACCAAAACTGACCAAGAACGAAATGGAAGTTCTTCCAAGTAATGAacaatcaaaagaaagagcaaCTGCAGTTTGCTCAATTGATTCTTTACAGAACCAACACTCAGCAGTTCATGAAAAAGCAGGCCGAGTAGAAGAGACGGAATCTGCTATCATTTCAGGAAGAACTCTCAGTGGTGAACCTCGTGATGGAAGACAATCATGGAAGGCTCAAGCTCTGAGTTCCGATAAGAATGAAGAAATGAAATTATTAAGCTACCATGGAAACATGGAGGATTATTCCAGTGAAGGATCAAGGCAGTGGATGTTCTTAGATGAACCAAGCAACTTTTGCGTGACAACTGGTGGGAAGAAAATGATGCATCTGATGGAAGGTCAGATGATTCGAACGGGCAATtgtcaagaaaagaaaagtattATGACCCCTAACACGCTAGAAAAG CTAGTTGGAGTCGTCAGCAGGTCAGATATCGAGATGAACAATAGAGAACAGGATAAGGCATCTGCTTCCAGGCAGAGAAAACCCGAGAGCAGCCGCAAAGCAGATGCTGACCCTTCGGGTGGACCACTTGGACAG GTGATGAAAATTGCGATCATGGTAGGATTTGGAGCTTTGGTTCTTTTCACCAGGCAAGGGATGAACAG ATAA
- the LOC116200886 gene encoding uncharacterized protein LOC116200886 isoform X6 → MGSYSNVFFVRLFSMYISSPLTTLRENLVVKLLNSNGHEISCTVVETRLVVEKGIWDEIFHLEGGGKMHLKMQFVLSEEEQSRIRMMRLSALKKKHGDLINDSSKGPDKATDIGRDAATALLCTRGVSAVSRQKAEASAAESESTEVLDKREKISPPEAATRRGLHGEKASSSTSVSKPPATFAKSFMISHSKAEQGAARNTETKGMQEKTPSNVRKMISAFETSLAQDKRPRIKPPPTKPKLTKNEMEVLPSNEQSKERATAVCSIDSLQNQHSAVHEKAGRVEETESAIISGRTLSGEPRDGRQSWKAQALSSDKNEEMKLLSYHGNMEDYSSEGSRQWMFLDEPSNFCVTTGGKKMMHLMEGQMIRTGNCQEKKSIMTPNTLEKLVGVVSRSDIEMNNREQDKASASRQRKPESSRKADADPSGGPLGQVMKIAIMVGFGALVLFTRQGMNR, encoded by the exons ATGGGTAGTTATAGTAATGTGTTCTTCGTGCGACTATTTTCAATGTATATAAGCAGCCCACTAACCACCCTTCGTGAGAATTTGGTCGTGAAACTTCTAAACAGCAACGGGCATGAGATATCATGCACAG TTGTCGAGACGAGACTGGTCGTTGAGAAGGGCATTTGGGATGAGATATTCCACCTTGAAGGAGGTGGGAAAATGCATCTGAAGATGCAGTTTGTCCTCAGCGAAGAAGAGCAATCCCGTATCCGAATGATG AGACTATCTGCACTGAAAAAGAAACACGGTGATCTAATCAATGACAGCTCAAAGGGTCCAGACAAAGCTACTGACATTGGTAGAGACGCTGCAACAGCATTGCTCTGTACGCGTGGAGTTTCGG CAGTTAGCCGACAAAAGGCCGAAGCTTCTGCAGCTGAATCTGAATCCACAGAGGTTCTAGATAAGAGGGAGAAAATATCTCCTCCTGAGGCTGCTACCAGAAGAGGCCTTCATGGTGAAaaagcttcttcttctacttCGGTGTCCAAGCCACCAGCTACTTTTGCAAAATCGTTTATGATCTCTCATTCTAAAGCGGAGCAAGGTGCTGCTCGAAACACGGAGACGAAGGGCATGCAAGAGAAGACTCCAAGCAATGTAAGGAAAATGATAAGTGCCTTTGAAACTAGTCTAGCTCAG GACAAGAGACCTCGCATAAAACCTCCCCCTACTAAACCAAAACTGACCAAGAACGAAATGGAAGTTCTTCCAAGTAATGAacaatcaaaagaaagagcaaCTGCAGTTTGCTCAATTGATTCTTTACAGAACCAACACTCAGCAGTTCATGAAAAAGCAGGCCGAGTAGAAGAGACGGAATCTGCTATCATTTCAGGAAGAACTCTCAGTGGTGAACCTCGTGATGGAAGACAATCATGGAAGGCTCAAGCTCTGAGTTCCGATAAGAATGAAGAAATGAAATTATTAAGCTACCATGGAAACATGGAGGATTATTCCAGTGAAGGATCAAGGCAGTGGATGTTCTTAGATGAACCAAGCAACTTTTGCGTGACAACTGGTGGGAAGAAAATGATGCATCTGATGGAAGGTCAGATGATTCGAACGGGCAATtgtcaagaaaagaaaagtattATGACCCCTAACACGCTAGAAAAG CTAGTTGGAGTCGTCAGCAGGTCAGATATCGAGATGAACAATAGAGAACAGGATAAGGCATCTGCTTCCAGGCAGAGAAAACCCGAGAGCAGCCGCAAAGCAGATGCTGACCCTTCGGGTGGACCACTTGGACAG GTGATGAAAATTGCGATCATGGTAGGATTTGGAGCTTTGGTTCTTTTCACCAGGCAAGGGATGAACAG ATAA